AGGGGTGTGCCGATCGCATGCGCCGAGCCGCCGTCAGCGCGACGGATCAGATCGGTGCCGCTGGTCAGGTTGCCCCACTGGTCGGAGCCACCGGTCTGGAGCACGCAGTCGTACTGGCGGTACAGCTCGAGGAAGTCCATGCCCTGCAGGATCTGGTAGCTGAACTCGGTGTAGCTGATGCCCTCGTCGGAGTTCAGGCGCGCAGCAACGGCATCCTTCTTGAGCATGGTGCCGACGCGGAAGTACTTGCCGACCTCGCGCAGGAAGTCGATCGCCGACATCGGCGCCGTCCAGTCGAGGTTGTTCACGATGCGCGCGGCGTTGTCGCCCTCGAAGCTCAGGTAGCGCTCGACCTGGGCACGCAGCCGGTCGACCCACTCGGCGACCGTCTCGCGCGTGTTCAGGGTGCGCTCCGCAGTGGGACGCGGGTCGCCGATCAACCCGGTCGAGCCGCCGACGAGTCCGAGCGGTTTGTGCCCGGCAAGTTGGATGCGGCGCAGCGTCAGCAACTGCACGAGGTTGCCCAGGTGCAGGCTCGGGGCTGTCGGATCGAACCCGCAGTAATACGTGATGGGGTCTCCCGCGAGCAGGGCGCGCAGCGCCTCCTGGTCGGTGGACACGTGGACGAGCCCGCGCCACAGCAGTTCGTCCCACACGTTCTCGAACGTGGGATCGATCGCCGGTGCAGCGGTCGTCAGAGCGGTTTCAGACACGCTCTCCAGGCTATCAGCGCGCGGCGGCTCAGCTGTTCGCCGACCACCACACGAGGAAGGCAGCGCCGAGCGCGATCACCCAGCTGACGAGGCTGCCGACGAGGAAGTACTCCGCACGCGCGCCGGTCTCGCCGTCGCGGGAGATCTCCGGGAAGCGGACGATACCCTTCGCGGCCAGCATCGCCGCCAGGATCGGGTACGCCGCCGCGAGGGTGAGGATGAGCACCAGCATGCGCTCGAGTGGGCCGATCAGACGGCCGCCCTTGAAACCGGCGCGCGATGCCGGCGCCGGGGTCGCGTCGACCGGGACCGGGGGCGCGTCGACAGGTGTCGCATCGACCGGTGTCGGGGCGACCTGGTCGTCGTCGTCGTCGGTCTCTGGGGTTCCGGTGGTGTCAAGGGCCTCTGAGGTTTCGGTGCCGGGATCAGCAGGTCGCCAGGTGTGCTCGCCGTCCAGCGCCGCGCGCACGACGAGATTGGCCGACTCGAGCAGGAACGCCGAGAGCCCGAGCACGAGCATCGCGAGATCGAACGACACCTCGCCCGCCGGTGACCGCAGATGCCAGACCTGTCCGATCAGACCGGCGTCACTGCGGTCGCCCACCCAGATCACGGCTCCGACGACGATCAGAGCCAGGAGCACCGCCGGCCAGAAGCCCGCCGGTGACGGACGGTCGTCGGGCATGCACCAAATCCAGATCGCCCCGGTGATCAGCGCCGCCAGCATCGGCAGCAGGGCATCGCTGACGCTGCCGAGCAGGAGAAGGAGGATTGCCGCGGCGAGATAGCCGATCCATCGGCGCGGGGCGAACTGGCGCACCAGATCGGCGGCGCCCACGGCGAGCAGGATGAACCCGGCGACGATCATGCGGCCTCTCCCCGAAGAGCGGCCAGCCCCTCGATGAGAGCCGCTGCACCGGCACTGCGTAACGACTTCGACACGCTCGGCTGGGTGATTCCCTCCCGTTCGGCGAGCTCCTGCTGCGACGTGCCGATCAGGCGCCCGTAGGTGAGCCGCCGCTCACGCTCGCTCATCGCGCCGACGAGTTCGTCGCGCACGAGGAGGTAGGCGTTGGATGCCCCGATCGCACTGCTCATGACCTCATCCTGCCCCGGGGCTCCGACAATCCAGGTACGGGTGCGGGGCACGGCGCGTCCTTCTCGGGCGTGCACGGTGTCGATCGCCGCTCTCGCGGCCCACCATCCGGGTCCGTCCGTCAGAGCGCCGTGCGTCGAGTCGACCGCTCTGATCTCGCCGATGCCGATGCCGAACCGGAACGCGATGCCGTCCGGAAGCGCCAGCTGGATCATGAGCAATCCCGTCATCGCGTCACCGAGGTCGCGATAGACCCCCTGCTGCTCATCCCCCACTGTGGGTGTCAGCTGCTGCACGGCCAGCGGCATGTCGGACTCCACGCGGGCGATGGTCTCATCGAGCACGCGCTGTGCGGCTGTGCGGTCGTCGAGCTTGCGAGAACCGACGATGTCCGCGATCACGGCGATGGCCATGACATAACCATAACACGAATAGTTCTGGATTAATGCCTTATCTGGCTATAAGCTCGGATCATGCCTGAATCGCACATCATTGCCTGGTCCCAGGGGACTTGGACCCACCCGCCGCTGCAGTCCACCGAGATCGACGATGCACTCGACGTCACCGCCGTGGAGGGAAGCGACGCCTGGCGGCACACCGCCTATGGATTCGTGCACGACACCGAGCATGCGCTGCTGGCTCCGCTGGCGGTCGGCGAGGCGATCGAGGTCTCATTCCGCGCACCATGGGACGGACAGTTCGACCAGGCCGGCGTCTTCGTCCGCTCCGATGACGAGCACTGGGTCAAGACGGGCGTCGAGTTCGCAGACGGTCATCTCGGGCTCGGAGCCGTCGTCACCGACATCCGCTCGGACTGGTCCGTCGGATACGTCGACGACTGGCTCGAGAGTGAGATCACCGTACGCGTCAGTCGCTGGAAGGATGCGCTGATCATCCGGGCGAAGGCCGACGACGGACCCTGGCGCCTGGTGCGCGTCGCCCCCTTCGACGGAAGCGCCGAAGCCGCCGCAGGCCCACTCCTCGCCGCA
The sequence above is drawn from the Candidatus Microbacterium colombiense genome and encodes:
- the tyrS gene encoding tyrosine--tRNA ligase, producing MSETALTTAAPAIDPTFENVWDELLWRGLVHVSTDQEALRALLAGDPITYYCGFDPTAPSLHLGNLVQLLTLRRIQLAGHKPLGLVGGSTGLIGDPRPTAERTLNTRETVAEWVDRLRAQVERYLSFEGDNAARIVNNLDWTAPMSAIDFLREVGKYFRVGTMLKKDAVAARLNSDEGISYTEFSYQILQGMDFLELYRQYDCVLQTGGSDQWGNLTSGTDLIRRADGGSAHAIGTPLITNSDGTKFGKSEGNAIWLDAEMCSPYRMYQFWLSTTDADVIDRLKVFTFLGRAEIEEYAALVETEPFRRAAQKRLALEVCATVHGIEATAAVIAASDALFGQGDLTALDAATLRTALEELPNTTVAAGAPVLDALVATGLVSSQSEARRAIAQGGVTLDGVRVEDDAATVQGTLPGGVSVLRRGKKTLAGVFID
- a CDS encoding SatD family protein — its product is MAIAVIADIVGSRKLDDRTAAQRVLDETIARVESDMPLAVQQLTPTVGDEQQGVYRDLGDAMTGLLMIQLALPDGIAFRFGIGIGEIRAVDSTHGALTDGPGWWAARAAIDTVHAREGRAVPRTRTWIVGAPGQDEVMSSAIGASNAYLLVRDELVGAMSERERRLTYGRLIGTSQQELAEREGITQPSVSKSLRSAGAAALIEGLAALRGEAA
- a CDS encoding DUF1349 domain-containing protein; the protein is MPESHIIAWSQGTWTHPPLQSTEIDDALDVTAVEGSDAWRHTAYGFVHDTEHALLAPLAVGEAIEVSFRAPWDGQFDQAGVFVRSDDEHWVKTGVEFADGHLGLGAVVTDIRSDWSVGYVDDWLESEITVRVSRWKDALIIRAKADDGPWRLVRVAPFDGSAEAAAGPLLAAPTRAGLTVRFTRWERSAADTDLH